A single genomic interval of Nitrospira sp. SG-bin1 harbors:
- a CDS encoding uracil-DNA glycosylase, with protein MQALTVLNKSITNCTACPRLVMYRQTIAQQKRKQYQDWTYWGRPVPGFGDYNARLYILGLAPAAHGGNRTGRIFTGDRSGDWLYDALYRYEFANQATSQHRDDGLSLKDCYIGATVRCAPPGNKPARDEFEHCSLFLREEVSLLNHHQVVIALGKIAFDHYLKTCRRLGHTIPAPAPKFGHGVVYQLPWGVTLLGSYHPSQQNTFTGKLTRSMFHAVFRKARKEIDRA; from the coding sequence ATGCAAGCTCTGACAGTTCTCAACAAGAGTATCACCAACTGCACGGCCTGTCCTCGGTTAGTCATGTATCGACAGACGATTGCCCAGCAGAAACGGAAGCAATATCAGGATTGGACATATTGGGGGCGGCCGGTACCCGGCTTCGGAGATTACAACGCTCGACTTTATATATTGGGGTTGGCGCCTGCTGCGCACGGGGGGAATCGGACGGGGCGTATTTTCACCGGTGATCGGAGCGGAGATTGGCTGTATGATGCTCTGTATCGGTATGAATTCGCCAACCAGGCGACCTCGCAGCATAGAGACGACGGCCTATCGTTGAAGGATTGTTATATCGGCGCGACTGTGCGTTGTGCACCGCCTGGAAACAAGCCGGCACGGGATGAGTTTGAACATTGCAGCCTATTTTTGCGCGAGGAAGTGAGTCTTCTGAATCACCATCAGGTTGTGATTGCTCTGGGGAAGATTGCTTTCGATCATTACCTCAAGACCTGCCGGAGGCTGGGACACACGATACCCGCGCCGGCACCGAAATTTGGGCATGGTGTCGTCTATCAACTGCCCTGGGGTGTGACACTGCTCGGGTCCTATCATCCCAGTCAACAGAATACGTTTACAGGCAAGCTCACGCGCTCAATGTTTCATGCGGTGTTCCGGAAAGCCAGAAAAGAAATCGACCGCGCGTAG
- a CDS encoding fructose-6-phosphate aldolase (similar to novel fructose-6-phosphate aldolase from Escherichia coli; enzyme from Methanocaldococcus janaschii shows transaldolase activity): MKIYLDTANVKEIQEAASLGLLDGVTTNPSLVVKEGRSFREMLQEVCKIVDGPISAEVVSVEADAMVKEGKELAKIHKNIVVKCPLIPEGLKATKRLAAEGIKVNVTLCFSPTQALLAAKAGAWCVSPFIGRLDDISSSGMELIRQILTIYKNYDFKTFVLVASVRHPQHVVEAALAGGHICTMPYGVFQALFKHPLTDAGLKKFLDDWKAKGQQ, from the coding sequence ATGAAAATCTATCTCGACACTGCCAACGTCAAGGAAATCCAAGAAGCGGCAAGCCTCGGATTACTCGATGGAGTGACGACGAATCCTTCCTTGGTCGTCAAGGAAGGTCGGAGCTTCAGGGAAATGCTGCAAGAGGTCTGTAAGATCGTGGACGGACCGATCAGCGCCGAGGTCGTAAGCGTTGAGGCGGACGCCATGGTAAAGGAAGGCAAGGAGCTCGCCAAAATCCATAAAAACATCGTGGTTAAATGCCCACTGATCCCGGAAGGATTGAAGGCGACGAAGCGCTTGGCGGCCGAAGGGATTAAAGTAAACGTCACTCTCTGCTTCTCTCCCACTCAGGCGCTGCTGGCGGCCAAAGCCGGGGCCTGGTGCGTCTCGCCTTTTATCGGGCGGCTCGATGACATCAGCTCGAGCGGCATGGAACTGATTCGACAGATTCTGACGATCTATAAGAACTATGATTTCAAAACCTTCGTATTAGTGGCGAGCGTCCGTCATCCACAACACGTCGTCGAAGCAGCGTTAGCCGGAGGGCATATTTGCACGATGCCATACGGCGTGTTCCAAGCGCTCTTCAAACACCCGCTGACCGATGCCGGACTAAAGAAATTCTTGGACGACTGGAAGGCGAAAGGACAGCAGTAG
- a CDS encoding 4-hydroxy-tetrahydrodipicolinate reductase yields the protein MIKVIVAGAAGRMGCRLVSLIRDSTALMLAGALEGKGHPAMGEDAGETAGSGHAGLPITDDLSLLMERGEVVIDFSAPTATLEHMRTVARHRRAMVVGTTGFSSPQLEELRSLAQQIPCVFSPNMSVGINLICKVIGEMAKTLGDDYDIEVIEAHHRLKKDAPSGTALKIAEVLARAVSRDLNQVGVYARKGLIGERTKGEIGIQTIRAGDIVGDHTVLFGGMGERIEITHRASSRDTFARGALRAARWVVRQPPGLYDMMDVLSLR from the coding sequence ATGATCAAGGTCATTGTAGCGGGTGCTGCCGGGCGCATGGGTTGCCGTCTGGTATCGCTGATCAGGGACTCTACCGCTCTGATGCTGGCCGGAGCGTTGGAGGGAAAAGGGCATCCGGCAATGGGAGAGGATGCAGGTGAAACTGCGGGATCAGGCCACGCCGGCCTTCCTATCACCGATGATCTCTCCCTTCTGATGGAGCGGGGCGAAGTGGTGATCGATTTTTCCGCTCCTACAGCAACGTTGGAACATATGCGGACGGTGGCTCGCCACCGAAGGGCCATGGTCGTCGGAACCACAGGATTTTCATCTCCTCAGCTTGAAGAGCTGAGGTCATTGGCTCAGCAAATCCCCTGCGTCTTTTCTCCGAACATGAGTGTCGGCATCAACCTGATTTGCAAAGTCATCGGTGAAATGGCCAAAACGCTGGGGGATGATTACGATATTGAAGTCATTGAAGCCCACCACAGACTCAAAAAGGATGCGCCAAGCGGCACGGCCCTCAAGATTGCCGAGGTCCTCGCCCGTGCAGTAAGCCGCGACTTAAATCAGGTCGGAGTCTATGCGCGCAAAGGGTTGATCGGTGAGCGAACCAAAGGAGAGATCGGGATACAAACGATTCGCGCCGGCGACATTGTAGGCGACCACACCGTCCTGTTCGGCGGCATGGGAGAACGCATCGAGATCACCCATCGAGCCAGTAGCCGTGACACATTCGCCCGTGGAGCCCTGCGTGCCGCGAGATGGGTGGTCCGCCAACCACCGGGCCTATATGACATGATGGATGTCCTGAGCCTCCGTTAG
- a CDS encoding 4-hydroxy-tetrahydrodipicolinate synthase (catalyzes the formation of dihydrodipicolinate from L-aspartate 4-semialdehyde and pyruvate in lysine and diaminopimelate biosynthesis): MFTGSLVAIVTPFRQGKVDERALAELIEWQIANGTNGIVPCGTTGESATLSHGEHERVIELTVEVVRRRVPVIAGTGSNSTEEAITLTKHAKQAGADGALLITPYYNKPTQEGLYRHYKAVADAVDLPLILYNIPGRTGVNMLPPTIARLSAIKTIVGVKEGSGSVQQASDIVQMCGDRLTVLAGDDSLTLPMMAVGGKGVITVTANIMPTKMAGLVKAFDEGRIDEARRIHFQLSPLFAALFYETNPIPVKEALGLMGKIDPELRLPLCPMAQDTREKLIRVLKDAALI, translated from the coding sequence ATGTTTACCGGGTCTCTTGTCGCGATTGTGACGCCGTTCCGACAGGGAAAGGTCGACGAGCGCGCGTTGGCCGAGTTGATCGAGTGGCAGATCGCCAATGGTACCAACGGCATTGTCCCCTGCGGCACCACCGGTGAGTCAGCCACCCTTTCGCATGGTGAGCATGAGCGGGTGATTGAGTTGACGGTCGAGGTGGTCCGTCGGCGGGTGCCGGTCATTGCCGGAACCGGTTCGAACAGCACCGAAGAAGCCATCACACTCACGAAACATGCGAAGCAGGCCGGAGCCGACGGTGCCTTGCTCATTACCCCTTACTACAACAAGCCGACTCAGGAAGGGCTCTATCGTCACTATAAGGCGGTGGCGGACGCCGTGGACCTTCCCTTAATCTTGTACAACATCCCCGGTCGTACCGGAGTTAACATGCTTCCGCCAACGATTGCCCGGCTCTCGGCCATTAAGACGATCGTCGGGGTCAAAGAAGGAAGTGGCTCCGTCCAACAGGCCTCAGATATCGTCCAGATGTGCGGTGATCGCCTCACAGTGCTGGCCGGCGACGACTCCCTCACGCTGCCGATGATGGCGGTTGGAGGAAAAGGTGTGATTACCGTCACGGCTAATATCATGCCGACGAAGATGGCCGGCCTTGTGAAAGCTTTTGACGAAGGGAGAATCGACGAGGCCCGACGGATTCATTTTCAGCTCTCTCCCCTCTTTGCTGCGTTGTTCTATGAAACAAACCCTATTCCGGTCAAAGAAGCGCTGGGACTCATGGGAAAAATTGACCCGGAATTACGCTTGCCGCTCTGCCCAATGGCTCAGGACACGCGTGAGAAATTGATCCGTGTCCTCAAAGACGCGGCATTGATCTAA
- a CDS encoding diaminopimelate decarboxylase — translation MHSFEYHHGELCCEQVPVSRVAKELGTPCYIYSHATLLRHFHAYDNAFKSIPHVIAFAMKANSNLAILRMMAKEGSGADIVSGGELFRALKAGVPASKIVFAGVGKSPDEIRDALKADILMFNVESPAEIQAINDVAASVGTKARIALRINPDVDPKTHPYISTGMKKSKFGIASDRALEEYKLASSLSHTDVVGVHAHIGSQLTEVTPFVDSLKKVVALIDTLKSHGINIRYLNIGGGLGITYSEEKPPLPQDLADAISPLVEGLGVTLVMEPGRVIVGNAGILVTKALYEKTGETKNFVIVDAAMNDLIRPSLYGAYHEIRPVQEEAVRRTKRTVDIVGPVCESGDFLAKDRSLPGIKPGELLAVMSAGAYGFVMASNYNSRPRVPEVLVKGGEFHVIRERETYDDLVRGERIPSFLNLTE, via the coding sequence ATGCATAGTTTCGAATATCACCACGGTGAATTATGCTGCGAGCAGGTCCCGGTCAGCCGCGTGGCGAAGGAACTGGGTACTCCCTGCTACATCTATAGCCACGCGACACTCCTCAGGCATTTCCATGCCTATGACAATGCCTTCAAGAGTATCCCGCATGTCATCGCGTTTGCGATGAAAGCCAATTCGAATCTGGCCATCCTTCGCATGATGGCAAAGGAAGGCAGCGGTGCGGACATCGTGTCGGGAGGCGAATTGTTCCGTGCCCTCAAAGCCGGAGTGCCGGCGTCTAAAATCGTTTTTGCCGGCGTCGGCAAATCGCCGGATGAAATCCGTGACGCGCTCAAAGCCGACATCCTCATGTTCAATGTCGAGTCACCGGCTGAGATCCAAGCGATTAACGACGTGGCCGCCTCGGTCGGCACGAAGGCCCGGATTGCGTTGCGGATTAATCCGGACGTGGATCCGAAAACCCACCCCTACATCTCGACGGGGATGAAAAAAAGCAAGTTCGGCATCGCATCGGACCGGGCGCTGGAAGAATATAAATTGGCCTCTTCACTGAGCCATACCGACGTCGTAGGCGTCCATGCCCACATCGGCTCTCAACTGACCGAGGTCACACCGTTTGTCGACTCGCTAAAAAAGGTCGTGGCGCTCATTGATACGCTGAAAAGCCACGGAATCAACATCCGCTACCTGAACATCGGCGGAGGGCTGGGTATCACGTATTCCGAGGAGAAACCGCCTTTGCCGCAGGATCTCGCGGATGCGATTTCACCGCTCGTGGAAGGCTTGGGGGTCACGCTCGTGATGGAGCCGGGCCGCGTCATCGTGGGGAATGCCGGCATCCTGGTGACAAAAGCGCTGTACGAAAAGACCGGTGAGACGAAGAATTTCGTCATCGTCGACGCCGCCATGAACGATTTGATTCGACCAAGCTTGTACGGTGCCTACCACGAAATTCGCCCCGTGCAGGAAGAAGCAGTCCGTCGGACTAAACGGACGGTGGACATCGTCGGGCCAGTCTGCGAATCGGGGGATTTCCTTGCGAAGGATCGATCGTTGCCGGGCATCAAACCAGGCGAGTTGTTGGCGGTCATGAGCGCCGGAGCCTATGGCTTCGTGATGGCCTCGAATTACAACTCTCGGCCTCGTGTACCGGAAGTACTCGTCAAGGGCGGAGAATTTCACGTCATCCGGGAGCGCGAAACGTACGACGACCTCGTGCGAGGTGAGAGAATTCCGTCGTTCCTCAACCTAACGGAGTGA
- a CDS encoding argininosuccinate lyase (catalyzes the formation of arginine from (N-L-arginino)succinate): MTTRRHHPKSSNGGQKAWDGRFREKTDRVVEAFTRSVTVDGRLYDEDILGSIAHCKTLEKARVLTHKEARSILRGLESVKRELERGRFAFLPHDEDIHMAIERRLTELIGPLGGKLHTGRSRNDQVALDVRLYLRTQLDRLHERVVEFQRVLVAQAGANRTVAMPGYTHLQRAQPVLLAHHLLAYVEMFERDKGRLRDARSRLNVMPLGSGALAGTNYPVNRLYTAELLGFPAVTQNSMDAVSDRDFMIEVASALSIVMMHLSRLSEELIVWASQEFQFVDLPDAFCTGSSMMPQKKNPDVPELVRGKTGRVYGHLVSLLTLLKALPLSYNRDLQEDKPALFDALDTVTGSLQVMTELMRRVKVNQAALTRSLQGGGLLATELADYLVMRGVPFREAHGITGRIVRAALDQGRELTDFSLEELRTFSERFEKDVFSRLTTAAALDHKGQIGGTARGRVEQRIKELERLLS; encoded by the coding sequence ATGACCACTCGTAGGCATCATCCGAAGTCGTCCAATGGCGGACAGAAGGCTTGGGACGGCCGGTTTCGGGAAAAGACCGATCGGGTCGTTGAAGCGTTTACCCGTTCCGTGACGGTCGACGGCCGGCTCTATGACGAAGATATCTTGGGGAGCATCGCCCATTGTAAAACTCTCGAGAAGGCCCGGGTCTTGACGCACAAGGAAGCACGCTCGATCCTTCGCGGGCTGGAATCGGTCAAGCGAGAGTTGGAGCGTGGACGATTCGCCTTTTTGCCGCATGATGAAGATATTCACATGGCGATTGAACGGCGCCTGACCGAGCTGATCGGCCCGCTGGGGGGCAAGCTGCACACCGGTCGCAGCCGAAATGATCAGGTGGCGTTGGATGTTCGCTTATATTTGCGGACGCAGTTGGACCGGTTGCATGAGCGAGTCGTGGAATTTCAACGCGTATTGGTGGCCCAAGCCGGTGCCAATCGCACCGTCGCGATGCCCGGGTATACGCACTTGCAGCGTGCCCAGCCGGTTCTGCTCGCCCATCATCTGTTGGCCTATGTGGAGATGTTCGAGCGGGACAAAGGACGACTCCGTGACGCCAGAAGCCGACTCAATGTCATGCCGCTCGGGTCCGGAGCCTTGGCCGGTACGAATTATCCAGTGAATCGGTTATACACCGCTGAATTGCTAGGTTTTCCGGCCGTCACCCAGAACAGTATGGACGCGGTGTCTGATCGCGATTTCATGATTGAAGTGGCATCGGCTCTCTCGATCGTGATGATGCACTTGTCTCGGCTCAGTGAGGAGTTGATCGTGTGGGCCTCGCAGGAGTTTCAATTCGTCGATCTGCCCGATGCCTTCTGCACCGGCAGCAGCATGATGCCGCAGAAGAAGAACCCCGATGTCCCCGAACTGGTCCGCGGGAAAACCGGGCGCGTCTACGGTCACCTCGTCAGCCTCTTGACTCTGCTCAAGGCCTTGCCGCTAAGTTATAATCGAGATCTACAGGAAGATAAACCGGCGCTCTTTGACGCCCTTGATACCGTGACGGGCTCCCTTCAGGTGATGACCGAATTGATGCGCCGGGTGAAAGTCAACCAAGCGGCCCTGACGCGCTCGTTGCAAGGCGGCGGGCTGCTCGCCACGGAACTTGCCGACTACTTGGTGATGAGGGGCGTACCTTTCCGCGAAGCGCACGGGATCACCGGACGAATCGTCCGGGCGGCGCTGGATCAAGGGCGTGAGCTTACGGATTTCTCACTTGAAGAGTTGCGGACATTCTCCGAACGGTTCGAAAAGGATGTGTTTTCCCGGCTGACGACCGCGGCGGCACTCGATCACAAGGGACAAATCGGCGGAACCGCCCGTGGACGGGTTGAGCAGCGAATCAAGGAGCTTGAGCGGTTGTTGTCATGA
- a CDS encoding argininosuccinate synthase: protein MTPKPIKKIVLAYSGGLDTSVILKWLQETYQAEIIAFCADLGQGEDLKAVKAKAQALGVKKVYVEDLRETFVKDYVFPMLRGNAMYEGSYLLGTSIARPLIARRQAEIALKEKAEAVSHGATGKGNDQVRFELTYMALAPHLKIIAPWREWTMRSRRELIEYAERHGIPVTATKAKPYSTDPNLFHISYEGGILEDPWESPPDEIFQMTVSPENAPDKPQEVEVEYVRGNPVAVDGKKMSPAALLAHLNKLGGAHGIGRVDLVENRYVGMKSRGVYETPGGTILHVAHRGLESLTMDREVLHFRDSLIPRFADLIYNGYWFSPEREMIQRAIDEAQKDVTGIARVKLYKGSCGLAGRKSKQSLYRLDIATFEEDEVYNQKDAEGFIRLNALRLKIRAQRKKVSFR, encoded by the coding sequence ATGACACCGAAACCGATCAAGAAAATCGTCCTGGCCTACTCCGGAGGGTTGGATACCTCGGTCATCCTCAAGTGGTTGCAGGAAACGTATCAGGCCGAGATCATCGCGTTTTGCGCCGACCTTGGCCAGGGGGAGGATCTGAAAGCCGTCAAGGCCAAGGCTCAAGCGCTTGGCGTCAAGAAGGTCTACGTCGAGGATCTCCGGGAGACCTTTGTCAAGGACTATGTATTCCCGATGTTGCGCGGCAATGCGATGTATGAGGGCAGCTATCTTCTGGGAACCTCGATCGCCCGTCCGCTGATCGCTCGCCGGCAGGCCGAAATCGCCCTCAAGGAAAAAGCCGAGGCGGTGTCGCACGGCGCCACAGGGAAGGGCAATGATCAAGTGCGTTTCGAACTGACCTATATGGCGCTTGCGCCTCACTTGAAGATCATCGCGCCTTGGAGGGAGTGGACCATGCGCTCCCGTCGGGAGCTGATCGAGTATGCCGAGCGCCACGGCATTCCGGTGACCGCGACCAAGGCCAAGCCCTACAGCACGGACCCGAATCTGTTTCACATCAGTTATGAAGGTGGCATTCTTGAGGATCCATGGGAGTCGCCACCGGATGAAATCTTTCAGATGACCGTATCCCCGGAAAACGCACCGGACAAACCTCAAGAAGTCGAGGTCGAGTATGTGAGGGGCAATCCCGTCGCCGTCGACGGCAAGAAGATGAGTCCGGCGGCCTTGCTGGCTCATCTCAACAAGTTGGGCGGCGCACACGGAATCGGCCGTGTCGATCTGGTGGAAAACCGCTACGTGGGAATGAAGTCGCGCGGAGTCTATGAAACGCCGGGAGGAACGATTCTCCACGTCGCTCATCGCGGGCTCGAGTCCTTGACGATGGATCGTGAAGTCCTCCACTTCCGTGACAGCTTGATTCCACGGTTTGCAGACCTGATCTACAACGGGTATTGGTTCAGCCCTGAACGTGAAATGATCCAGAGGGCGATCGATGAAGCCCAGAAGGATGTCACCGGCATCGCCCGAGTCAAACTTTACAAAGGCAGCTGCGGGCTGGCAGGACGCAAATCGAAGCAATCGCTCTATCGACTCGACATCGCCACGTTCGAAGAAGACGAAGTGTACAACCAGAAAGATGCAGAAGGTTTCATTCGCTTGAACGCGTTACGACTGAAGATCCGCGCGCAGAGAAAGAAGGTCTCCTTCCGATGA
- a CDS encoding ornithine carbamoyltransferase (catalyzes the formation of L-citrulline from carbamoyl phosphate and L-ornithine in arginine biosynthesis and degradation), whose product MAIPVRRKSDSLHYAKDLLDVATMPRRQVLDLMRLAGTLKKKQRQGIPHRLLRGKTLGLLFQKPSTRTRVSFEAGMNQLGGHALVLPMSDIQLSRGETVSDTARVLSRYLDGIVIRTYDHSIVEEWATEATMPVINGLTDHSHPCQALSDMMTIQEFKGRLKGLSLAYIGDGNNVANSLIEAGAKMGMRIVIGCPSGYQPDQRVIDHARMEGQTTGASIEVLENPHVAVKEADVVYTDVWISMGREREQARRLRTLAPYQLNKRLLQRAKPDAIVMHCLPAHRGEEIAAEVLDGPQSVVIDQAENRLHMQKAILTQLLSRRKDPR is encoded by the coding sequence ATGGCTATACCAGTTCGACGGAAAAGCGACAGCTTGCACTATGCCAAGGATTTGCTCGACGTCGCGACGATGCCGCGGCGGCAAGTCCTCGACTTGATGCGTTTGGCCGGGACATTGAAGAAGAAACAGCGCCAAGGGATCCCCCATCGGCTGCTCCGTGGGAAGACATTGGGCCTGCTATTTCAAAAGCCGTCGACAAGGACGCGCGTGTCCTTCGAAGCGGGCATGAACCAGCTGGGGGGCCATGCCCTCGTGCTGCCCATGAGCGACATTCAACTCTCGCGCGGAGAAACAGTCTCCGACACGGCGCGCGTCTTGTCCCGCTATCTGGATGGAATCGTGATTCGAACCTATGACCATTCAATTGTCGAAGAATGGGCGACAGAAGCCACGATGCCGGTGATCAACGGACTGACAGACCATAGTCATCCTTGTCAGGCCTTGTCCGACATGATGACGATCCAAGAGTTCAAGGGCCGACTCAAAGGACTCAGTCTTGCTTATATCGGAGATGGAAACAACGTAGCGAATTCTCTCATCGAAGCAGGCGCCAAGATGGGCATGCGCATCGTCATCGGGTGCCCTTCCGGCTACCAGCCTGATCAGCGAGTCATCGATCATGCAAGGATGGAGGGGCAGACCACCGGCGCGTCCATCGAGGTGCTGGAGAATCCCCATGTGGCGGTCAAGGAAGCGGATGTGGTGTATACCGACGTATGGATCAGCATGGGCCGCGAGCGGGAGCAGGCCAGACGGCTGCGAACGCTCGCGCCGTACCAATTGAACAAGCGGCTGCTGCAACGCGCGAAACCCGATGCCATCGTCATGCATTGTTTGCCGGCGCATCGCGGTGAAGAGATTGCCGCCGAGGTGCTGGATGGTCCACAATCCGTCGTCATCGATCAAGCGGAAAACCGCCTGCACATGCAAAAGGCGATTCTGACGCAACTTCTCAGTCGAAGGAAAGACCCACGATAG
- a CDS encoding acetylornithine aminotransferase: MPTEELKDDAAKYLMQTYSRQPVSIVRGRGAKVYDLEGREYIDFVGGIAVNVLGHGHPDLVQAIQRQAAQLIHTSNLYYTEPQVKLARLLVDHSFADRVFFCNSGAEANEAAIKLARRYAHDRHGPDRFEVITMKNSFHGRTLATLTATGQEKVQKGFEPLMPGFAHAPFNDFAAIESMVNEKTAAIMLEPIQAEGGVYVADRDYLKNLREFCTHRDILLIFDEIQTGMGRTGTFFAHEQLGVKPDIMTLAKGLAGGVPIGACLAIESVAAAFTPGSHASTFGGNPLACAAALAVCRVLLEGKVLDQARRMGEYFAKGLADCKDRHRIVKDVRGLGLLQGMELEVDARAVVSDALARGMMINAATERVLRFVPPLVITQPEVDKLIDLLGILFNQRQTTGRDSHH; this comes from the coding sequence ATGCCGACCGAAGAGCTGAAAGACGATGCCGCCAAATATTTGATGCAGACCTACAGTCGCCAACCGGTTTCGATCGTACGTGGGCGCGGCGCGAAGGTCTACGATTTGGAGGGGCGAGAGTACATCGATTTCGTCGGCGGCATTGCCGTCAATGTGTTGGGGCATGGTCATCCCGACCTGGTTCAGGCCATTCAACGCCAGGCCGCTCAACTGATCCATACGTCCAACCTCTACTACACCGAGCCTCAAGTGAAGCTGGCGCGCCTGCTGGTGGACCATTCGTTCGCCGACCGCGTGTTCTTTTGCAACAGCGGTGCGGAAGCCAATGAAGCGGCGATTAAGCTCGCACGACGGTACGCCCATGATCGGCATGGACCGGACCGATTTGAAGTCATCACGATGAAGAATTCGTTCCATGGCCGAACGCTGGCCACGCTCACCGCCACGGGACAGGAGAAGGTTCAGAAAGGATTCGAGCCGCTGATGCCGGGTTTTGCCCATGCGCCGTTCAATGATTTCGCGGCGATTGAATCCATGGTCAATGAGAAAACCGCGGCAATCATGCTGGAACCGATTCAGGCGGAAGGCGGCGTGTATGTCGCCGACAGGGATTATCTGAAAAACCTTCGTGAATTCTGTACACATCGAGACATCTTGCTCATTTTCGATGAAATTCAAACCGGCATGGGACGAACCGGAACCTTCTTCGCCCATGAGCAACTCGGCGTGAAACCCGATATCATGACCCTGGCCAAAGGCCTGGCCGGAGGAGTGCCGATCGGAGCCTGCCTCGCCATAGAGTCGGTGGCTGCCGCCTTTACGCCCGGTTCTCACGCCTCGACGTTCGGTGGGAATCCCCTGGCCTGTGCCGCCGCACTGGCGGTCTGCCGCGTGCTCCTGGAAGGGAAAGTGTTGGATCAAGCGAGGCGCATGGGCGAGTACTTCGCAAAGGGATTGGCGGACTGCAAAGATCGCCATCGTATCGTGAAAGATGTGCGCGGCCTCGGCCTGTTGCAAGGCATGGAATTGGAAGTCGACGCCCGAGCGGTGGTGTCCGATGCACTGGCCCGGGGCATGATGATCAATGCCGCAACCGAGCGGGTGCTTCGCTTCGTGCCGCCTCTGGTGATCACACAGCCGGAGGTGGACAAGCTCATCGACCTTCTCGGCATTCTGTTCAACCAGCGTCAGACGACGGGAAGAGATTCACACCACTGA
- a CDS encoding 2,3-bisphosphoglycerate-dependent phosphoglycerate mutase (catalyzes the interconversion of 2-phosphoglycerate to 3-phosphoglycerate), protein MARLVLLRHGESQWNLENRFTGWVDVPLSPKGMEEARQAGEKLRGFTFDRAFTSVLTRANETLRIVLEVLGQTTVPIEKDKALNERMYGDLQGLNKAETAKKYGDAQVKIWRRSYDVRPPGGESLKDTAERTLPYYEKMIKPHLLKGETIIIAAHGNSLRALVMELDRLSKEEVLELNIPTGVPLLYEFDDIGKVLSHRYL, encoded by the coding sequence ATGGCACGATTAGTGTTGCTTCGTCATGGGGAATCCCAATGGAATCTGGAAAACCGGTTCACCGGGTGGGTGGATGTGCCGCTTTCTCCTAAAGGTATGGAAGAGGCCAGGCAGGCCGGTGAAAAACTCCGTGGGTTTACGTTCGACCGAGCCTTCACCTCAGTTCTCACCCGCGCCAATGAAACATTGAGAATTGTGTTGGAAGTGCTCGGACAAACGACCGTTCCCATTGAGAAAGACAAGGCGTTGAACGAACGGATGTACGGAGACCTCCAGGGCTTGAACAAGGCCGAAACCGCCAAGAAGTACGGTGATGCGCAAGTGAAAATTTGGCGGCGAAGCTATGATGTGAGGCCGCCCGGCGGAGAAAGTCTGAAAGATACGGCTGAGCGGACGTTACCGTATTACGAGAAAATGATCAAGCCGCACCTGTTGAAGGGTGAAACCATCATCATCGCGGCGCACGGCAACAGTCTTCGTGCGTTGGTGATGGAGCTGGATCGATTATCCAAAGAAGAGGTGTTGGAACTCAATATTCCAACCGGTGTGCCCCTTCTGTACGAATTTGACGACATCGGGAAGGTGTTGTCACATCGCTATCTATGA